The nucleotide window ACGTGGCCGTGGCGACTTCAAACGGTTTAACGTTCGCAATCTTCAGACGCCTTGTATTTGGCTTTCCATGAGATCGCGCTTCATTTTTGCTCATCGGCTCGTTCTGCACCCTGCAAGTTGGTGGAGAAGAACCCACGGAAAAGGTGCCCAAAGCGGCATAAGCCTGAAGAGCCGTGGGAAAACTCATCTCCAAAGTTCGTCCGCGAGGTTTTCCTCGTCGCGATATGAGTCGTGAGGCTCCCATCCGGGTGGCCCTTGTTGGAACCGGACTGGCAGGCCTGACCACCGCATATCTCTTGCAGAACGACGAACAGCGGCGGTATGCAGTGACTCTTTTTGAACAGGTGAGCTAAAAAAAAAGAATCCTGGATAAAGTCCCGGTTCAGtgaccctcccctcccctccttgCAACAGGGCTGACTGATAGATTTCAGGCCGAGAGTCTATCCTTCGACTCGGCGTCCGTCGCCATCCGCGACGAGAGATCCGGCCATGTCGAGCGGGTTGACCTCCCTATGCGCGCTCTCGCGGGGGGTTACTACGCAAACGTCATGCGCATGTATGACCACTTGGGTATCCCGTACCATCCCATCCGGTTTCTGTTCTCCTTCGCCAAGGCGTTGCCGGCTCGGAGTcccgaggcgacggcggccgggaagacgccggcgaaCCCCGAAGGGGCGGGCAGAGCGCCGGGTGAGTACTTCGTGCACGCGTCGAACCTGCACCAGATTCCGCCCTGGCCGGGAAGCCGTGGCGTGCTGGCGCACCTCATCGAAATACTGTACCTGATCATCTGCCAGTTCTGGTTCACGGTCGCGTGCTTCCTGGTGCGCCCTCACACCGAGTGGGccgacggaggaggggagaCGCTGGACGAGTACTTTCGGAGGATCTGGCTGCCTCGTCGCTACGTGACGCACTACCTGCTGCCCCTCATGAGCAGCGTGTCGACCTGCTCGCACGACGAGATGCTGGCGTTCCCGGCAAGCGACGTCGTGAACTACAAGCGGTTGACGCACGGCCAGCAGCACTACACGgtctgcggcggcgtccatcAGGTGGAGGGgcggctggcggcggagatgAAGGACGTCCGACTGGGAGCCtgcgtcgccgaggtggcgCCCACGAGCGACGGGACGGTGAGGATACGTTGGCAGTCGACGAACAGCGGGCTCGAACCGCTGCTGGAGGACGTGTTCGACCGGGTCATCCTTGCCGTGTCACcggacgtcgccggcagGATCTTCACTCCCTTGCGGGAGACGCTCAGTTCGATACCGACTACCCGCGTAGAGAGTTCGGTGCTCCGGCCAGCGAATTCGACGCCGAGCCAGCAGCCCCTGACcctggtcgaggacgagagcaGTCATCCCAAGTCCTGCTCGCACCACCGCGGGAGTGCCATCCCGCCGCAGGTCATCTGTCTGAGGACCGACTtcaccgccgaggaggcgcggACGGAAGCGCTGCACAAGATGCCCGGGGGCACGGTCGTGAGCACATGCCCGCTGGACCCGCAGGCCGACGCGAAGAGGGTGCTGCGCACGGCGAGGTTCACGAGGACCCTGAGGACGACCGAGAGCAGGGCGGCGATTCGGAGGATCATGGGCGAGACCAGGAGGTCAGACAAGAAGACGGATCCGGTCCGCGGCGCGGAGGACTGGGTGAACGGCCAGGACAACGTCTGGCTGACGGGGGCCTGGTGCTGGGACGGCATGGTTCTGCTCGAGGGGTGTCTGGTCTCCGCCATGAGAATCGCCGATGACTTTGGCGTCAAGGTCCCGTGGACTCGGTGAGAGAATCTAATCTTCAAGCCGCTAGGGCCAGATGGTGTCGAAGAACAAATGAAAAAGAAACGAAGTTGAAATAAACCTGTCCCCTTGTGGGTTGAAGCTAGCAAAGGGAACATCGGGACCTTcgttcctcgccggcaccggcatcCCATGTAATACTCAATGGGTGGGCCTGACACGTGACACGCTTTCTCATCTTATCTCATCTCATTTCATGCTTTCGTGCCTCCGCTCGCAGATTTTTGATTGGGATTTCTCATCTCATTCTCACTCTCATTCCACTCTCATTTCACTCTCATTtcactctcattctcactcGGGCCTCATCACAACCTCACTTGCCATGGCAAGTTCACTCGGCTCACACCCGGACTTCTGGACAGGCCTATATATCGGCATCATCAGTAGCTTGCCGGCTTTCTGTGCCACTATGGCTCTGATCACTTGGAATTATCTGCGGCAAAATGACATCTACGACAACGACCACTGGAAGCTCAATGTCAAGATGCCGTTCACCACCATGTGGATGAACATGGGCTACTGGTAGGCCACGAATTCTCATTTCTCTCAACACCCCCTGCGCATGGCCTACACCATTCATCTGTACGGATTATCTCCAAGTCTCACGATCTCGTCCTGTTCCTTGTCTGATACTCCCCTCCGTCCAggaccgacgccgacggccggcCCACACAGGACTTCGAACAAGCATGCCGTGCTCTCCTGCACGAGGTCCTCGCCGAAGCAGGCCTCCTGAAGACCGACTTATCTTCGTCCAGGCTAgccctccttgaccttggaATCGGGTGCGGTGACCAATCCCTGGAACTTGCCCGTCTCATCCAGCAGAGTGGCTGCGACGAGTACCGCTACGTGGGACTCACCCTGAACCCGTCGCAGTTCCAACTGGCCCTGAAACAGCCGTTTCACGAATTCCAAACCCCGGGGGACGCCGATGAATCCATCCGAGTCTTCCGGGCCGACGCGGGGAGGCCCGACGCGTGGGATGCGGATGTCAAGTCCGCCGTGGCGTCGCTGGCCACCGGGCGACCTCAGAACCAAGCGCGCTGGGTCCTCGCCCTGGACAGCATATACCACTTCTTCCCCAGCAGGAGGCCGATACTCAAGTATGCCGCTCAGGAGCTTGACGCGTCCTTCATGGCGTTCGACTTGCTCCTGAGCGACACGGCCTCGTTCCAGCAGAAGCTGATGATCAAACTCATCAGTCTGGCGATGGGATGTCCCGTCGGCGCTTTCGTGACGGAGGCTGAGTATAAGACGCAGCTGTGCGAGGCCGGGTACGACGAGCGACAGATCCGGTTCAGGGATATCACCGACCATGTGTTTTCTGGCCTGGTAGCCCACATCCAGCGCCAGGCGGCAGCGCTCCGGCCGCTGGGCATCTCCGTAGCAAAGTTCAAGGTCGCGGCCAAGCTCTTTAGCTGGTTTGCCAGATCAAAGACGTTGCGAGCCACCATTGTGGTCGCGcggaagaagcccaaggtCGTATGAGAGTCGTCGTTAGTGTCGGTGGTCGTGGAGATGAAGAACTAGATATTCATCACTTGTTCATCGAGTGGCTAGTGTGCCTTTAGTACTCTCTTCAAACCGTAAACACCAGATATGGAATCCGTTTTGTTGTCGAGACGGCCAAAATTGCTGTCGCATCGCTCTCAAGTTCATCCACGCTCATATCTCCCAACCGTCTATTCAAGCCTTGTTTCTTTCATTGCATTCTTTTGATTTGTCACCCCTTCGGAGTTTCTAAATAGCATCTCCCACATTGTCACCTTGCCCGCTTGCCATTTATCGCATCTAAGCTACTCATCTGCCATCGTCACAGGACTAAGTCGCGAAGCGGAAATCGAGCCTGCCAGTCAAATAAGGTTAGAGACGACTCATGCAGACATGTCAGGGAAAGACCTACCGCTTGTTTCCTTTGTCGGTAGTGTTGGCGCGGTAgtcgtgctgctgctctggCGTCATGGCATCCcacttcttggccttggacTTGTTTCTCCAATTGTAGTAGAAGTACGTCGCCGGGTATTGCACCAGCTGTGGACGATGTAAGCTCTCTGCACGGTTTTCACCCGGGTATGGAGAGGGTGCTACTTACACACATCCACACACAGATGACCAGGAGACCTGTGTTGGCTTTGAAGTATCGGGGCGAGTCGCTGGGTTGGTAGACTTGGGAAGTTAGCATCCATCTCCCGGTTCGCAGGAGGCAATACTCACTGTTCGCACCAATCATGCCACTGACTTGCACCCACATATTGTAGAGCCTGGATGCGTTAGTAAGATATGTCAGGGCCCACGTAGATCAAGCCGACTTACGAAGCCGAGACTGTTCTGTTCTGGACCGAGCCGGCATTTCTGCTAGTCCATGCCACTTGGATAGGATGTGTGCTGGAGGCTCCGTTAGCTCTTCTTTTTCTGGTCCTCAGCGCAGTCTTTTCACCTACTATGGGAACGACAGCAGTACTGTAGCAATGGCAAAGTACGCCCAGGAACTGATCGGATCCGGCAGCGCAATCAGCGCCACGAAGCAGGGCAGAAGCCAggcgtcctcggccatggccaCGAAACTGCGGTTGTTCAGCAGCTCGCTGACGGCTGTGATGATGAGCATGGTGAGACATgagccgacgacgttggGGATGGACAGCAGGTTGGTCTCGATGACGTTGAATCCCAGGCCTCGGAACGAGAGCGTCAGGTACTGGTTGACGGGGTACTTTGGCAGGCCGAACAGCAGGCCCAGGATGTACAGAGGCCACATGTCGTAGTCCTTGGAGCACTCCCAGATCTGCTTGACGGAGAGACCTTGTCGGTTGTACATTCCTCCCTTTTGGGGGTCATCGCGAATCACTGAGTTCCGTGTAAGTCGGCGTTACGAAGGTCGGGTCAGGACGCAGTGCTCACCAGAGTTGACAATgatcttctcttccttctcggTGAAGTAGCCCTTGGGGTTCCACCAGCTCTTTGTCTTGGACGGGCACTGGGGCATGAGGAAGAACGACGCCAATCCCACGAGGACTAGCCAGAGTCAGCTTGGAGAGTTCAAGGAGCAAAGAAACTGATCTTACAAGTGAAGGCGCCCCTAAACAATTTAGTTAGCAACTTGGTCCCAAGTATCGCAGGCAAATCAACAAGGCTTGTTAAAACTTACTCGATGAGGAAAAGCCACCTCCAGCCCTCGTAGCCAAGGATACCACGCATGGATACGAgtccgacggcggcgaaaCCGACTCCAATATCGACTGACGCGGCATGTCAGTAAACGAAGCCGCACGTAAGGCGCGGACGTCACGGAGACTTTGGACAACCTACCCAGCTGCGAAGACATCCAGAACCAGGCCAAGCGGATCGGAAGCTAAGGTATATCAGTCAAGGCGTCCCAAGATTTTGCCAAGTCTTGTGCGCGAGCGCCACTCACCGATGTACCGGTGTACCAGTAACTGAGGTAGAGGATCGTGTCGCTGCCAAGCCGTTAGCCAAAGCTTGTGGTGCATGTCAAGACGGGACAAGACTTACGGGATGAAGCCACCTTGGAACGTCGCGCTGGTTGGCCGCCTGTGAGCAAAAGGTTCACTCCGACAAACGTCAACGGGACTCCTCAACTCACATCAGGTATCTTGTAGCGAGGAAGGAAGCCCGTCCCTTGAGGAAGAACTGCGCGCCGGAAATGGTGGAAAACAGGCAAATCTGGATGGGAATCCACAAATCGGGACCGATACTGCGCACATGGACGGATCAGCTGGGGTCTGTCTCCTGGTTGTCCAGTGCGAAAAGGGGGCCAACCAACCGCTTGGAGATCAACTGGGACGGAAGTTCGGCAACGAGGAAACCGACTCGAGAGATGGTTTGGCCGAGGTTCTTTGCACGTCAGTCTTGGGGCCCCTCCCATCCATTTGTCTGTTCACGGCCTCAAACTCACGTAGTCGCCGCGAGTCAGGTTCAGGTCGTCGAGCATGTTGTCCGAGACGGCGTTGGAGATGTTGTTTCTGTCGATGTTGAGGGCCGCAAACATGATACAGGCCCAGAGCTGCATGGCGGGATTAGCTCAAGTTCCActcactcccccccccgtcgGCAGCTGTAGAGTTGTTCCCGGGTCTTCGTACCATGATCTTCCAGTCAACCTTGCGGCGCGTTTCACGCTCTTCCCTCCACGTCCAGCGGAAGTTCGGGTCGAAGGCGGACCAGTTCTCCCATTGCGGGTGGATGTAGAGGCTCTTGTACTCTTCGACGTTTTCGGAATCCCAAATGCTGGGTTGCGTGGCGATCTTTGTCCAGGCACGTCAGCTTCCAAACCTCCCCCCAAACTAGCCACACGCACAAACAACCTCCCAGAGCCAGGGTATAACGCACCGCATCGAGGTCGTACTCGTCGCCCTTGGGGCCCTTGCGGATTCTGAAGAAGCGGAGGATCGCGTCTCCGAGCGCCGCTTCCATACGCTGGTTCTCCTGCGTCGCCAGCGCGGGTGCCGTCGGGGGCGCCGCGTCGACGGGGCgcttgtcgtcgatggccgGCGTCTTGGATTCGAGCCCGCCGCGGTCGGAGGAGGTGATGGACCCTGGCGGCGAGGCCTTTGCTACCGGTTGCTGGGAAGTCATGTTTGTTTCGACCTTTCTTTTTTCGAAGGAAGAGAAACGATGACGCACGGGGAAATCTGCACACGACGAagggagggaaaaggggTCCAGACTGCGAGACCTGCCGGCCTTGACGTGCGTGAACTATCTATATAAGGatatttttttcttcttctctctctgtctaCTATGATAAAATTCTTCCAACAGGGGCCCttggaaagggaggggggaatcACGTCCGCGTGTTGCTTGGGGATTGCAGACCGGACTGCTGGGTTCTTCAGCCAAGCGGTTAGATGGAGCGCCGCTCCAAAAGGCGTGATGAGCAATTGAGGGCTTCAATAGGCAGGAAAGGGGTCTCGGTTCTCCAATTCTCGGTGACAACCCGAGAGGGACGATCCACAGGTTGGATGACGACAAGTCTGCTCGTCCGGCATTACTGGCCCCGACGACGTAGGGACGGAGGTCTCCCGAGGAGATGCACAAGTTGACCGGAAGTGCCGTGGAGCGCTACCGCGCGAAGTGTTGTTTAAGTCGACTTCATCGTGTTTCCAGGCCTCGAttgggctggctggctggctggctggctttATCTCCTCAGTCCACGACTCAAGTCCATGGAAAGTTCAAAACCTAGAGTCTTTTTCAACCCTTGAGCTTGAGCAACTCACCTCGACAacctctctcttttcttcctcttttccccccAAAGATCCGTAACTGCCTTCAAGTACTTCAGACTCTACAGACCACCTCGCTCGCACTTTAGATCTCCCGTTGTTAGGGAGAGAGGCGAGGGATAAGCGTTTACTGGGGCCGATGCGACTTTACCTCCGCCTTAGTGGCTCGCGTGGGCTCGCGTCACCGGGCGTGCAGCTCACGCAATTGATTCAccatcgtctcggccgaTGGCGTGCTACAcacaggacgacgacggatCCCGCAGCTGGGCTGGACGCAATAAATAAGCGAAGTTCTTCAGCCATATCGATACGGTAGCGAGCACGTGGGTACATACAGGCACAGTTAGTTGGCTGGGCTTCGGAGAATTTAAGCCGAGCCCATGCCACCGTCTGGAAGGCGAGTGCGGTTACATTGATGGGTTAACCCCCCCCTGGCTCTCTGCTTCAAGTTGCATCTACTAAAGTGTACGCTTTACACAAGGATAGCTGTCCAACAAGCTGCTAGTAGTAGTGTTCTGTCTTTTAATCTAATAATCTAACTACATTGAGCCTCATCGCTACAATTACCTAAAGAACCATGAGCGTGATAGGCAGCCGAGATCTCCCTCAATACAAAAGCATTGGCCTTGAACGTCATCATGAACCGACTCGACGAGACTGACGGCCTCGGAAGCCCGTTTACGATTACACCTTGACCACGTCTACAGTAAAAGCCCCTGTCTCGTCCTACATCGCAACAAAGTGGGTTTCCATTGTTCAAATCTCCTCACAGATCAATATATCCACATGCATGCCTGCCATTATTGGGACGGAGCAACAGAAACTGCAGTGCCGTTGCTCCTCATCTTTCAGTCCTTCCCAAATGCCATCGCTCCAGTTGTCTACATTCCACATGAAGTCCCAAGCATTCCGGAAGCCACTCGGACGTTCAATCTCGACATCTCCTTCGTCGGCGAGTGCCAAGTGGAACCCATCACCGTAAAACCCCTCGATCGGGGACTTGCCGGGCTTCATCTTCGCGCCGTATTGAATAAGGTAAAGCCGGCAATGTAGGCTGCTTTTGATCACCTCCTCAAGGGTTCTCAAAAAGGCCCCTCGTGGGCCTTCTTCACCCCTCATTTGATACAGGGTGAGGTCTCCCCAGTCGGTGAAGCTCCAGGACGCGTCATATTCGAACGCAACATGCCATGGTTCTGTTGTTGGCAAATCAAAGTCGAGTTGGTAGGGAGGCCGAATGGTCGACGGGTCCGAAAACCCAGGATCTGGAACTTGCATGCAGATGAGGTCTTCCCGATCGAGATCGAAGGCGATGTTTTCTTGGCCGTGTCGCAGCTTGACAGTATCCCAATCGGTTTGGCCGTGGCCTTCGTATCGCCTTGCAAGTCGGCCGGTGACGACGGCTCTCGATTCCTTGCAGGCCGTCCACATACCAATGTCGGAAAAGTATGACGAGGGATTCTTTTGGTTCCAGGGCCGCTGAGATGTTTCCGGAAACACGGGGAGGGTTATGAAGCCGCGGGTGCTGTCGTCCGCGTCTGGTTGTACCGCAAAGAAGTGCACGCCTGGGCGACCTGGGCCTGTTGGCCGGATCACCATCTCCCAGATGCATAATCTGAGCTCTACGGGCAGCCTTGGGAAGGGATGGAATGTTTCGTCCATGGCATGTAGATTCTCCGTGAACGCTGGGTGTTGTGTGAGATGCAGTATGAGGGACCTTACGAGAGGATTGTAGGAAGAGGATGCAACCAAGCCTTTCGAGAGTTTTAGAGTCTGATTTAAAGCAGGCATCTTTGAGAACCGTGATGAAGCAAGTTCCATCTTCGCCGGCCAGTACAAGAACGACGAACCTTACACTGTAAAAGTAAAGTGACCACCATGTGTCTGAACTCTCTCCACGTAACAAGATATCGACTAGTCATCAGGGTAAAAGCCCACAACATCATTAAGTTTATCAACAATGTTGCAAGATACGTCTTTTCTGGTCCTCTAGATGCTCCATTAATGTCACAGCCGTATCCACATGTCAAAAATCATGCCTTTGTAGGGACACAACTGCCCATCTTTCGAACTTGGCAAGCTTGAATGACGATGAGAGTCTTTCAGTTTTCAAGTTTCTTTCTAGAGTTTTCATTCTAAAACTAATTCTTTTTGAATGAACTTGCACAGCAGACACGGAGACAAACAAGAGCACCCTATATTGTAGATAGTGTCGTCATCTTGCCAACTAGCCCCAAAACACCC belongs to Colletotrichum higginsianum IMI 349063 chromosome 5, whole genome shotgun sequence and includes:
- a CDS encoding Major facilitator superfamily transporter, translating into MTSQQPVAKASPPGSITSSDRGGLESKTPAIDDKRPVDAAPPTAPALATQENQRMEAALGDAILRFFRIRKGPKGDEYDLDAIATQPSIWDSENVEEYKSLYIHPQWENWSAFDPNFRWTWREERETRRKVDWKIMLWACIMFAALNIDRNNISNAVSDNMLDDLNLTRGDYNLGQTISRVGFLVAELPSQLISKRIGPDLWIPIQICLFSTISGAQFFLKGRASFLATRYLMRPTSATFQGGFIPDTILYLSYWYTGTSLPIRLAWFWMSSQLVDIGVGFAAVGLVSMRGILGYEGWRWLFLIEGAFTFLVGLASFFLMPQCPSKTKSWWNPKGYFTEKEEKIIVNSVIRDDPQKGGMYNRQGLSVKQIWECSKDYDMWPLYILGLLFGLPKYPVNQYLTLSFRGLGFNVIETNLLSIPNVVGSCLTMLIITAVSELLNNRSFVAMAEDAWLLPCFVALIALPDPISSWAYFAIATVLLSFPYTHPIQVAWTSRNAGSVQNRTVSASLYNMWVQVSGMIGANIYQPSDSPRYFKANTGLLVICVWMCLVQYPATYFYYNWRNKSKAKKWDAMTPEQQHDYRANTTDKGNKRLDFRFAT